The following proteins are co-located in the Dietzia timorensis genome:
- the purF gene encoding amidophosphoribosyltransferase: MPDPTSVGPVGLPIDTERIGPVEECGVFGVWAPGEDVAKMSYYGLYALQHRGQEAAGIAVGDGEQVLVYKDLGLVSQVFDEQTLEAMEGHVAVAHCRYSTTGSTAWENAQPMFRTTSAGSVLALGHNGNLTNTDALTDRATELGISGYQRGGTHSDSDIISTLLAHLAADLSVEEAAAQLLPDVKGAFSLTFSDERTLYAARDPHGVRPLVLGRLERGWVVASETSALDIVGAAYVREIEPGELIAIDENGVRSRRFSQPTPKRCVFEYVYLARPDSVLSDRLVHSARQEIGRRLAREFPADGDLVIPVPESGTPAAVGYAQESGIPFAQGLMKNAYVGRTFIQPSQTIRQLGIRLKLNPLREVIRGKRLVVVDDSIVRGNTQRALIRMLHEAGAKEVHVRIASPPVRWPCFYGIDFASPAELIANGAEGDTEILEAVRRAIGADSLGYISPEGMIEATEQPSESLCAACFDGVYPIELNDARFHRGKVCGTPADPVSTQENVAPARA; the protein is encoded by the coding sequence ATGCCGGATCCGACGTCAGTGGGACCGGTCGGACTGCCGATAGACACCGAACGCATCGGCCCAGTCGAGGAGTGCGGCGTATTCGGCGTGTGGGCGCCGGGCGAGGATGTCGCGAAGATGTCCTACTACGGGCTTTATGCACTTCAGCACCGTGGCCAGGAAGCCGCCGGCATCGCGGTCGGCGACGGCGAGCAGGTGCTCGTCTACAAGGACCTCGGGCTCGTGAGCCAGGTATTCGACGAACAAACCCTCGAGGCGATGGAAGGCCATGTGGCCGTTGCCCACTGCCGCTACTCGACCACCGGCTCGACCGCGTGGGAGAACGCGCAGCCGATGTTCCGGACGACGTCCGCGGGCTCGGTGCTCGCGCTGGGGCACAACGGCAACCTCACCAACACCGATGCGCTCACCGATCGGGCGACGGAGCTGGGGATCAGCGGCTATCAGCGTGGCGGAACCCATTCCGATTCGGACATCATCTCCACCCTTCTCGCGCACCTCGCCGCAGATCTCTCGGTGGAGGAGGCAGCGGCGCAGCTACTCCCGGACGTCAAGGGCGCGTTCTCGCTGACCTTCTCCGACGAGCGCACCCTGTACGCCGCCCGCGACCCGCACGGGGTGCGGCCACTGGTGCTCGGTCGCCTCGAGCGGGGCTGGGTCGTGGCCTCGGAGACCTCCGCGCTCGATATCGTCGGCGCCGCGTACGTGCGCGAGATCGAACCGGGCGAGCTCATCGCGATCGACGAGAACGGCGTTCGCTCGCGCCGCTTCTCCCAGCCGACGCCGAAGCGCTGCGTCTTCGAATACGTCTACCTCGCCCGGCCGGACTCGGTGTTGTCGGATCGGCTCGTGCACTCGGCGCGCCAGGAGATCGGACGGCGGCTCGCCCGCGAGTTCCCCGCCGACGGCGACCTCGTGATCCCCGTGCCCGAATCGGGAACTCCCGCCGCAGTCGGCTACGCGCAGGAATCGGGTATCCCATTCGCGCAGGGCCTGATGAAGAACGCCTACGTCGGCCGCACCTTCATTCAGCCGTCGCAGACTATTCGGCAGCTCGGTATCCGGCTCAAGCTCAACCCTCTTCGCGAGGTGATCCGCGGCAAGCGCCTCGTCGTCGTCGACGATTCCATCGTCCGCGGCAACACCCAGCGCGCTCTCATCCGGATGCTCCACGAGGCCGGGGCGAAAGAGGTGCACGTGCGTATCGCGTCGCCGCCGGTGCGCTGGCCCTGCTTCTACGGGATCGATTTCGCCTCGCCGGCGGAGCTCATCGCCAATGGCGCGGAGGGAGACACCGAGATTCTCGAGGCCGTGCGACGGGCTATCGGCGCCGATTCCCTCGGTTACATCTCGCCCGAGGGGATGATCGAGGCGACCGAGCAGCCGAGCGAAAGTCTGTGCGCGGCGTGCTTCGACGGGGTCTACCCGATCGAGCTCAATGATGCTCGCTTCCACAGGGGCAAGGTGTGTGGGACGCCGGCGGACCCGGTGTCGACACAGGAGAACGTGGCCCCTGCGCGGGCCTAG
- a CDS encoding DUF3073 domain-containing protein, whose amino-acid sequence MGRGRAKAKQTKVARELKYNTPSTDFEQLQRELAGQKPSHGGHDDGDDWADDYDDGYDRR is encoded by the coding sequence ATGGGCCGAGGCCGCGCTAAAGCGAAGCAGACAAAGGTCGCACGCGAGCTCAAGTACAACACGCCGAGCACCGATTTCGAGCAACTCCAACGTGAACTAGCAGGCCAGAAGCCGAGTCATGGTGGCCATGACGACGGCGACGACTGGGCGGACGACTACGACGACGGTTACGACCGGCGCTGA
- the purM gene encoding phosphoribosylformylglycinamidine cyclo-ligase produces MTDQPSTGASYAAAGVDIDAGERAVELFAPHAKRATRPEVTGGLGGFAGLFQLKNNYRQPLLASSTDGVGTKIAVAQAMDIHNTVGIDLVAMVVDDLVVCGAEPLFLQDYIAIGKVVPEHVAQIVEGIAEGCVRAGCALLGGETAEHPGVMAPGEYDISGTGVGVVEADEVLSAESVRPGDVLIGMEASGMHSNGYSLARHVLLDLARLPLEGHVEEFGRSLGEELLEPTRIYALDCLSLIAETDVRVFCHVTGGGLAENLGRVIPRGLNAKIDRASWQVPSVFRVVQHHGKVAEAEMERTFNMGVGMVAVVAPEDVDRAQAILTARHMKNFVMGTVEKAAHDAPDQLVDVFGSHSTF; encoded by the coding sequence ATGACCGACCAGCCCAGCACTGGCGCCTCGTACGCCGCGGCCGGAGTGGACATCGACGCAGGCGAGCGGGCGGTCGAGCTGTTCGCCCCGCACGCCAAGCGCGCGACCCGGCCGGAGGTGACCGGCGGGCTCGGCGGCTTCGCTGGGCTCTTCCAGCTCAAGAACAACTACCGGCAGCCGCTGCTCGCCTCGTCCACGGACGGCGTCGGCACGAAGATCGCGGTCGCGCAGGCGATGGACATCCACAACACCGTTGGCATCGACCTCGTCGCGATGGTCGTCGACGATCTCGTCGTGTGCGGCGCCGAGCCGCTGTTCCTGCAGGACTACATCGCGATCGGGAAAGTCGTTCCCGAGCATGTCGCGCAGATCGTCGAGGGCATCGCCGAGGGCTGTGTGCGCGCCGGCTGCGCCCTACTCGGCGGCGAGACCGCGGAGCACCCGGGCGTCATGGCGCCGGGGGAGTACGACATTTCGGGCACGGGCGTCGGCGTCGTCGAGGCGGACGAGGTGCTGTCTGCCGAGTCGGTGCGCCCCGGCGACGTGCTCATCGGCATGGAGGCCTCGGGTATGCACTCGAACGGTTACTCGCTCGCCCGGCACGTGCTCCTCGACCTCGCCCGCCTCCCGCTGGAGGGGCATGTCGAGGAGTTCGGCCGCTCGCTCGGCGAGGAGCTGCTCGAGCCGACCCGCATCTATGCACTCGACTGCCTCTCGCTGATCGCCGAAACCGATGTGCGCGTGTTCTGCCACGTCACCGGCGGCGGGCTCGCCGAGAACCTCGGCCGGGTCATCCCGCGGGGACTCAACGCGAAGATCGACCGCGCGAGCTGGCAGGTGCCCTCGGTGTTCCGCGTCGTGCAGCACCACGGCAAGGTCGCCGAGGCCGAGATGGAACGCACCTTCAATATGGGCGTGGGCATGGTCGCCGTCGTGGCTCCCGAGGACGTGGACCGCGCGCAGGCGATCCTCACCGCCCGCCACATGAAGAACTTCGTGATGGGCACGGTCGAGAAGGCTGCGCACGACGCGCCGGATCAGCTCGTCGACGTGTTCGGCTCGCACTCGACGTTCTGA